Proteins from a single region of Gossypium arboreum isolate Shixiya-1 chromosome 1, ASM2569848v2, whole genome shotgun sequence:
- the LOC108482236 gene encoding COP9 signalosome complex subunit 8: MDFSVLNEALVSKSFNKIADICDNLMLQVAAEGVPFRDEWPFAIHLLGHIYIDDINSARFLWKSIPPAIKESQPEVVAAWKIGQKLWTRDYAGVYEAIRGFDWTQQTQVLVAAFSELYTKRMFELLQSAYSTISIQDAAQFLGMSEEDASNYVLGQGWTVDPTSRMITVMKQAIVKEQKLDPGKLQRLTEYVFHLEH; the protein is encoded by the exons atgGATTTCAGTGTTCTCAATGAAGCGTTGGTCTCTAAATCCTTCAATAAGATCGCTGATATATGCGATAATCTCATGCTTCAG GTAGCAGCCGAGGGCGTTCCTTTTCGAGACGAATGGCCTTTCGCAATTCATCTTCTGGGTCACATCTACATCGATGATAT taaTAGTGCAAGGTTTCTCTGGaaatcaatacctcctgcaatcaAAGAGAGCCAACCGGAGGTGGTTGCGGCCTGGAAAATAGGTCAAAAGCTGTGGACAAGGGACTATGCTGGTGTCTACGAGGCTATTCGTGGTTTTGATTGGACTCAACAAACACAAGTTCTTGTTGCTGCTTTCTCAG AGCTTTACACTAAGAGGATGTTTGAACTGCTGCAATCTGCTTATTCGACAATAAGCATCCAAGATGCAGCTCAATTTCTTGGAATGAGTGAGGAAGATGCCTCGAATT ATGTACTCGGACAAGGTTGGACGGTCGATCCTACTTCTCGAATGATAACCGTGATGAAGCAGGCTATCGTGAAGGAGCAGAAGTTAGACCCGGGCAAATTGCAGCGACTAACTGAATACGTCTTCCACCTCGAACATTAA
- the LOC108482230 gene encoding protein SIEVE ELEMENT OCCLUSION B-like — MATPISLSLSSLASKSQQLVRNERRMLAASDDGAMMKQIQSTHAPDGRVVDVKPILQVIDNVLHHIIPNIDHAMNGGTGHIDALDDRTNSSAVDGALDALAYIVHKICCEVSCKCSGGGDAHATTMGILNMLSSYSWDAKVVLTLAAFAVNFGEFWLIVQLCTSNSLAKSVALLKQLPDILEHSPTLKPHFDALNKLINAMIDVTKCIVEFTELPSEFISIDVPPLSTAMAHIPTATYWIIWSVVACAAQVTGLVGMRHEFITSTSEAWELSSLAHKVSSIHEHLQSLLHLCYQRIDEKKLLEAFEDFKRTIETPQMDNLKILLKIFRKEETYYLLNPDKTKVLIDVLRRKHVLLLISDLDISHEEIRVLEALYKGERVSSELNYEILWLPIVDRSTWNDGYEQKFLSLQSIMSWYTVNHPFAIEPAVIKYIMEVWGFVKKPIALTLDPQGKVLCPNALNMMWIWGNSVFPFSSEKEESFWKAEAWTLELLVDRLEPNLPTWVNQQKVVCFYGGVQMEWIESFTTVTKGVAKALDIGLEMVYVGKNNAKERVKKITGLIKEKKLSHAWEDDNVWFFWNRLESMLYSKTQHGKAIENDFIKQEVMTLLAYDGSENGWAVFFTGSDEMVRANGEKVLSSMKSFDEWEKLAKQMGFIPALRKHLEGIIDEHHCTRLILPGNSGGIPEKVQCAECGRPMEMYFMYRCCVE; from the exons ATGGCTACCCCTATCTCACTCTCACTCTCATCACTAGCTTCTAAATCCCAGCAACTGGTGAGGAATGAGCGTCGGATGTTGGCCGCATCCGACGATGGTGCAATGATGAAGCAAATTCAGTCGACTCATGCCCCCGATGGTCGTGTTGTTGATGTTAAACCAATTCTCCAAGTCATTGACAATGTGTTGCATCATATCATTCCCAACATTGATCATGCTATGAAT GGTGGAACGGGACACATCGATGCCCTCGATGATCGGACCAACTCGTCTGCCGTTGATGGTGCACTTGATGCTTTGGCTTATATCGTACACAAAATCTGCTGCGAG GTATCATGCAAGTGTTCAGGAGGAGGGGATGCTCATGCAACAACAATGGGGATTCTCAACATGCTTTCAAGCTATTCGTGGGATGCAAAAGTGGTGCTAACATTAGCTGCTTTCGCAGTGAATTTTGGGGAATTTTGGCTGATCGTTCAGCTTTGCACTTCCAACTCATTGGCCAAATCCGTGGCTCTCCTCAAGCAGTTACCCGACATTTTAGAGCATTCCCCAACATTGAAACCCCACTTTGATGCACTTAACAAGCTCATCAATGCAATGATTGATGTAACCAAGTGCATTGTTGAGTTCACTGAGCTACCTTCTGAGTTTATTTCGATCGATGTGCCACCATTGTCGACCGCCATGGCTCATATCCCCACTGCTACCTACTGGATCATTTGGAGTGTCGTCGCTTGTGCTGCACAGGTTACGGGTCTTGTAGGGATGAGACACGA GTTCATTACATCGACTTCGGAGGCATGGGAACTATCAAGCTTGGCACATAAAGTTAGTAGCATACATGAACACCTTCAAAGTCTATTACATCTTTGTTATCAACGCATTG ATGAGAAGAAGCTATTGGAAGCTTTTGAAGACTTCAAGCGTACTATTGAAACACCTCAAATGGACAACTTGAAGATTCTCCTAAAAATATTCCGCAAGGAAGAGACTTATTATCTCTTGAATCCAGACAAGACCAAG GTTCTTATCGATGTCTTAAGAAGAAAGCATGTTTTATTGCTCATTTCAGATCTTGACATCTCCCATGAGGAGATTCGAGTTCTTGAGGCTCTTTACAAAGGTGAAAGGGTATCATCTGAGCTTAACTATGAGATCCTATGGCTCCCAATCGTGGACAGATCAACTTGGAATGATGGTTATGAACAAAAGTTTTTGAGCTTGCAATCAATTATGTCATGGTATACAGTGAACCATCCTTTCGCCATTGAACCAGCAGTGATTAAATACATAATGGAAGTATGGGGTTTCGTTAAGAAACCAATTGCGTTGACATTGGATCCACAAGGAAAGGTTTTATGCCCAAATGCACTCAACATGATGTGGATATGGGGAAATTCAGTTTTCCCATTTAGCAGTGAAAAAGAAGAAAGTTTTTGGAAAGCTGAAGCTTGGACCCTTGAGCTTCTCGTTGATCGCCTTGAGCCAAACTTACCTACTTGG GTGAACCAACAGAAAGTGGTATGTTTCTATGGTGGTGTGCAAATGGAATGGATCGAAAGTTTCACTACCGTAACAAAAGGGGTTGCGAAGGCTCTCGACATTGGCTTAGAAATGGTTTATGTTGGCAAAAACAATGCAAAGGAACGAGTGAAAAAGATTACTGGTCTAATCAAAGAGAAAAAACTTAGCCACGCTTGGGAAGATGACAATGTGTGGTTCTTTTGGAACCGATTAGAGAGCATGTTGTACTCGAAAACACAACATGGGAAAGCCATTGAAAACGATTTTATAAAGCAAGAAGTGATGACCTTGCTTGCATATGACGGTAGTGAAAATGGATGGGCAGTGTTCTTCACTGGTTCAGATGAAATGGTGAGAGCCAATGGAGAGAAAGTGCTTAGCAGCATGAAGAGCTTTGATGAATGGGAAAAACTTGCGAAGCAAATGGGGTTTATCCCAGCACTTCGTAAACATTTGGAAGGGATTATCGATGAACATCACTGCACTCGCCTTATCCTACCGGGAAACAGTGGCGGGATTCCGGAGAAGGTGCAGTGTGCTGAGTGTGGACGTCCGATGgagatgtatttcatgtatcgctGCTGTGTTGAGTGA
- the LOC108481498 gene encoding probable serine/threonine-protein kinase PBL15 isoform X4, with the protein MATTESSKPWRPFTSNCCSADNQTILGNFSRCRTSKSDFSKNIAPLPSFRRLSFSDLSRSSSIRINEDLAQSFGPDLYDFQLSELRAITQNFSANYMLGEGGFGTVHKGYVDENLRQGLKPQAVAVKLLDIEGLQGHREWLAEVILLGQLRHPHLVKLIGYCCEDEQRLLVYEFMARGSLENHLFKSKYTSLPWGTRLKIAIGAAKGLAFLHGAENPVIYRDFKTSNILLHSDFTAKLSDFGLAKIGPEGSNTHVTTRVMGTYGYAAPEYVSTGHLTTKSDVYSFGVVLLEMLTGKRAVDKSRCKNEQNLVDWAKPYLNSSRRLRYIMDPRLGGQYSVRGAKQMSLLALQCISLNPKDRPKMTVVIQTLESLLEYKDMAISCGQWPVSSNSTKKTGLPSSAPNFRAQSRSSSVGVQNKKPNSAVPTPRKVV; encoded by the exons ATGGCTACCACCGAATCCTCAAAGCCTTGGAGACCATTTACTTCAAATTGTTGTTCAGCTGATAACCAAACAATTTTGGGCAATTTCAGCCGTTGTAGGacatccaaatccgatttctcaAAGAACATTGCTCCGTTACCATCGTTTCGACGATTGTCATTTTCCGATCTTAGCCGTTCATCGTCGATACGTATCAACGAGGATCTCGCACAATCTTTCGGTCCCGATTTGTATGATTTTCAACTAAGTGAGCTACGGGCTATAACCCAGAATTTTTCTGCCAATTATATGCTAGGAGAAGGTGGGTTTGGGACTGTGCATAAAGGTTACGTGGATGAGAATTTAAGGCAAGGGTTGAAACCTCAAGCTGTTGCTGTCAAGCTTTTGGACATTGAAGGTCTACAAGGACACCGTGAATGGCTT GCTGAAGTGATATTGTTGGGGCAACTACGGCACCCACACCTAGTGAAATTGATTGGGTATTGTTGTGAAGACGAACAACGTCTCCTTGTCTATGAGTTCATGGCCAGAGGAAGTTTGGAGAATCATTTATTCAAAAGCAAGTAT ACATCACTACCATGGGGAACCAGATTAAAGATAGCCATTGGAGCTGCGAAAGGGCTTGCATTCTTGCATGGGGCTGAGAATCCTGTCATATATCGTGACTTCAAAACTTCCAATATCTTGCTTCATTCT GATTTTACAGCTAAACTATCGGATTTTGGACTTGCCAAGATAGGACCTGAGGGCTCAAACACGCATGTCACAACTCGCGTTATGGGTACCTATGGTTATGCTGCCCCAGAATACGTATCAACAG GTCACTTGACCACAAAGAGTGATGTTTACAGTTTCGGAGTAGTATTATTAGAGATGCTTACAGGAAAAAGAGCAGTGGACAAATCGCGGTGTAAGAATGAGCAAAACCTAGTTGATTGGGCTAAACCTTACTTAAATAGTAGTCGAAGGCTGCGCTATATTATGGATCCAAGACTTGGCGGCCAGTATTCAGTGAGAGGAGCAAAACAAATGTCTCTTCTAGCTTTACAATGCATTAGTTTGAACCCAAAAGATAGGCCGAAGATGACAGTCGTTATTCAAACACTTGAATCCTTACTAGAGTACAAGGACATGGCAATCTCTTGTGGGCAATGGCCTGTCTCCTCAAACTCTACTAAAAAGACTGGACTTCCTAGTTCTGCTCCTAATTTTAGAGCACAAAGTAGATCAAGTTCAGTTGGTGTTCAGAATAAAAAACCCAATTCAGCTGTTCCAACTCCAAGGAAGGTTGTATGA
- the LOC108481498 gene encoding probable serine/threonine-protein kinase PBL15 isoform X2: MATTESSKPWRPFTSNCCSADNQTILGNFSRCRTSKSDFSKNIAPLPSFRRLSFSDLSRSSSIRINEDLAQSFGPDLYDFQLSELRAITQNFSANYMLGEGGFGTVHKGYVDENLRQGLKPQAVAVKLLDIEGLQGHREWLAEVILLGQLRHPHLVKLIGYCCEDEQRLLVYEFMARGSLENHLFKSKYFRSLPWGTRLKIAIGAAKGLAFLHGAENPVIYRDFKTSNILLHSDFTAKLSDFGLAKIGPEGSNTHVTTRVMGTYGYAAPEYVSTGHLTTKSDVYSFGVVLLEMLTGKRAVDKSRCKNEQNLVDWAKPYLNSSRRLRYIMDPRLGGQYSVRGAKQMSLLALQCISLNPKDRPKMTVVIQTLESLLEYKDMAISCGQWPVSSNSTKKTGLPSSAPNFRAQSRSSSVGVQNKKPNSAVPTPRKVV, translated from the exons ATGGCTACCACCGAATCCTCAAAGCCTTGGAGACCATTTACTTCAAATTGTTGTTCAGCTGATAACCAAACAATTTTGGGCAATTTCAGCCGTTGTAGGacatccaaatccgatttctcaAAGAACATTGCTCCGTTACCATCGTTTCGACGATTGTCATTTTCCGATCTTAGCCGTTCATCGTCGATACGTATCAACGAGGATCTCGCACAATCTTTCGGTCCCGATTTGTATGATTTTCAACTAAGTGAGCTACGGGCTATAACCCAGAATTTTTCTGCCAATTATATGCTAGGAGAAGGTGGGTTTGGGACTGTGCATAAAGGTTACGTGGATGAGAATTTAAGGCAAGGGTTGAAACCTCAAGCTGTTGCTGTCAAGCTTTTGGACATTGAAGGTCTACAAGGACACCGTGAATGGCTT GCTGAAGTGATATTGTTGGGGCAACTACGGCACCCACACCTAGTGAAATTGATTGGGTATTGTTGTGAAGACGAACAACGTCTCCTTGTCTATGAGTTCATGGCCAGAGGAAGTTTGGAGAATCATTTATTCAAAAGCAAGTATTTCCG ATCACTACCATGGGGAACCAGATTAAAGATAGCCATTGGAGCTGCGAAAGGGCTTGCATTCTTGCATGGGGCTGAGAATCCTGTCATATATCGTGACTTCAAAACTTCCAATATCTTGCTTCATTCT GATTTTACAGCTAAACTATCGGATTTTGGACTTGCCAAGATAGGACCTGAGGGCTCAAACACGCATGTCACAACTCGCGTTATGGGTACCTATGGTTATGCTGCCCCAGAATACGTATCAACAG GTCACTTGACCACAAAGAGTGATGTTTACAGTTTCGGAGTAGTATTATTAGAGATGCTTACAGGAAAAAGAGCAGTGGACAAATCGCGGTGTAAGAATGAGCAAAACCTAGTTGATTGGGCTAAACCTTACTTAAATAGTAGTCGAAGGCTGCGCTATATTATGGATCCAAGACTTGGCGGCCAGTATTCAGTGAGAGGAGCAAAACAAATGTCTCTTCTAGCTTTACAATGCATTAGTTTGAACCCAAAAGATAGGCCGAAGATGACAGTCGTTATTCAAACACTTGAATCCTTACTAGAGTACAAGGACATGGCAATCTCTTGTGGGCAATGGCCTGTCTCCTCAAACTCTACTAAAAAGACTGGACTTCCTAGTTCTGCTCCTAATTTTAGAGCACAAAGTAGATCAAGTTCAGTTGGTGTTCAGAATAAAAAACCCAATTCAGCTGTTCCAACTCCAAGGAAGGTTGTATGA
- the LOC108481498 gene encoding probable serine/threonine-protein kinase PBL15 isoform X1 — MATTESSKPWRPFTSNCCSADNQTILGNFSRCRTSKSDFSKNIAPLPSFRRLSFSDLSRSSSIRINEDLAQSFGPDLYDFQLSELRAITQNFSANYMLGEGGFGTVHKGYVDENLRQGLKPQAVAVKLLDIEGLQGHREWLAEVILLGQLRHPHLVKLIGYCCEDEQRLLVYEFMARGSLENHLFKRPGISTSLPWGTRLKIAIGAAKGLAFLHGAENPVIYRDFKTSNILLHSDFTAKLSDFGLAKIGPEGSNTHVTTRVMGTYGYAAPEYVSTGHLTTKSDVYSFGVVLLEMLTGKRAVDKSRCKNEQNLVDWAKPYLNSSRRLRYIMDPRLGGQYSVRGAKQMSLLALQCISLNPKDRPKMTVVIQTLESLLEYKDMAISCGQWPVSSNSTKKTGLPSSAPNFRAQSRSSSVGVQNKKPNSAVPTPRKVV, encoded by the exons ATGGCTACCACCGAATCCTCAAAGCCTTGGAGACCATTTACTTCAAATTGTTGTTCAGCTGATAACCAAACAATTTTGGGCAATTTCAGCCGTTGTAGGacatccaaatccgatttctcaAAGAACATTGCTCCGTTACCATCGTTTCGACGATTGTCATTTTCCGATCTTAGCCGTTCATCGTCGATACGTATCAACGAGGATCTCGCACAATCTTTCGGTCCCGATTTGTATGATTTTCAACTAAGTGAGCTACGGGCTATAACCCAGAATTTTTCTGCCAATTATATGCTAGGAGAAGGTGGGTTTGGGACTGTGCATAAAGGTTACGTGGATGAGAATTTAAGGCAAGGGTTGAAACCTCAAGCTGTTGCTGTCAAGCTTTTGGACATTGAAGGTCTACAAGGACACCGTGAATGGCTT GCTGAAGTGATATTGTTGGGGCAACTACGGCACCCACACCTAGTGAAATTGATTGGGTATTGTTGTGAAGACGAACAACGTCTCCTTGTCTATGAGTTCATGGCCAGAGGAAGTTTGGAGAATCATTTATTCAAAA GGCCGGGGATCTCAACATCACTACCATGGGGAACCAGATTAAAGATAGCCATTGGAGCTGCGAAAGGGCTTGCATTCTTGCATGGGGCTGAGAATCCTGTCATATATCGTGACTTCAAAACTTCCAATATCTTGCTTCATTCT GATTTTACAGCTAAACTATCGGATTTTGGACTTGCCAAGATAGGACCTGAGGGCTCAAACACGCATGTCACAACTCGCGTTATGGGTACCTATGGTTATGCTGCCCCAGAATACGTATCAACAG GTCACTTGACCACAAAGAGTGATGTTTACAGTTTCGGAGTAGTATTATTAGAGATGCTTACAGGAAAAAGAGCAGTGGACAAATCGCGGTGTAAGAATGAGCAAAACCTAGTTGATTGGGCTAAACCTTACTTAAATAGTAGTCGAAGGCTGCGCTATATTATGGATCCAAGACTTGGCGGCCAGTATTCAGTGAGAGGAGCAAAACAAATGTCTCTTCTAGCTTTACAATGCATTAGTTTGAACCCAAAAGATAGGCCGAAGATGACAGTCGTTATTCAAACACTTGAATCCTTACTAGAGTACAAGGACATGGCAATCTCTTGTGGGCAATGGCCTGTCTCCTCAAACTCTACTAAAAAGACTGGACTTCCTAGTTCTGCTCCTAATTTTAGAGCACAAAGTAGATCAAGTTCAGTTGGTGTTCAGAATAAAAAACCCAATTCAGCTGTTCCAACTCCAAGGAAGGTTGTATGA
- the LOC108481498 gene encoding probable serine/threonine-protein kinase PBL15 isoform X3, translated as MATTESSKPWRPFTSNCCSADNQTILGNFSRCRTSKSDFSKNIAPLPSFRRLSFSDLSRSSSIRINEDLAQSFGPDLYDFQLSELRAITQNFSANYMLGEGGFGTVHKGYVDENLRQGLKPQAVAVKLLDIEGLQGHREWLAEVILLGQLRHPHLVKLIGYCCEDEQRLLVYEFMARGSLENHLFKSISTSLPWGTRLKIAIGAAKGLAFLHGAENPVIYRDFKTSNILLHSDFTAKLSDFGLAKIGPEGSNTHVTTRVMGTYGYAAPEYVSTGHLTTKSDVYSFGVVLLEMLTGKRAVDKSRCKNEQNLVDWAKPYLNSSRRLRYIMDPRLGGQYSVRGAKQMSLLALQCISLNPKDRPKMTVVIQTLESLLEYKDMAISCGQWPVSSNSTKKTGLPSSAPNFRAQSRSSSVGVQNKKPNSAVPTPRKVV; from the exons ATGGCTACCACCGAATCCTCAAAGCCTTGGAGACCATTTACTTCAAATTGTTGTTCAGCTGATAACCAAACAATTTTGGGCAATTTCAGCCGTTGTAGGacatccaaatccgatttctcaAAGAACATTGCTCCGTTACCATCGTTTCGACGATTGTCATTTTCCGATCTTAGCCGTTCATCGTCGATACGTATCAACGAGGATCTCGCACAATCTTTCGGTCCCGATTTGTATGATTTTCAACTAAGTGAGCTACGGGCTATAACCCAGAATTTTTCTGCCAATTATATGCTAGGAGAAGGTGGGTTTGGGACTGTGCATAAAGGTTACGTGGATGAGAATTTAAGGCAAGGGTTGAAACCTCAAGCTGTTGCTGTCAAGCTTTTGGACATTGAAGGTCTACAAGGACACCGTGAATGGCTT GCTGAAGTGATATTGTTGGGGCAACTACGGCACCCACACCTAGTGAAATTGATTGGGTATTGTTGTGAAGACGAACAACGTCTCCTTGTCTATGAGTTCATGGCCAGAGGAAGTTTGGAGAATCATTTATTCAAAAGC ATCTCAACATCACTACCATGGGGAACCAGATTAAAGATAGCCATTGGAGCTGCGAAAGGGCTTGCATTCTTGCATGGGGCTGAGAATCCTGTCATATATCGTGACTTCAAAACTTCCAATATCTTGCTTCATTCT GATTTTACAGCTAAACTATCGGATTTTGGACTTGCCAAGATAGGACCTGAGGGCTCAAACACGCATGTCACAACTCGCGTTATGGGTACCTATGGTTATGCTGCCCCAGAATACGTATCAACAG GTCACTTGACCACAAAGAGTGATGTTTACAGTTTCGGAGTAGTATTATTAGAGATGCTTACAGGAAAAAGAGCAGTGGACAAATCGCGGTGTAAGAATGAGCAAAACCTAGTTGATTGGGCTAAACCTTACTTAAATAGTAGTCGAAGGCTGCGCTATATTATGGATCCAAGACTTGGCGGCCAGTATTCAGTGAGAGGAGCAAAACAAATGTCTCTTCTAGCTTTACAATGCATTAGTTTGAACCCAAAAGATAGGCCGAAGATGACAGTCGTTATTCAAACACTTGAATCCTTACTAGAGTACAAGGACATGGCAATCTCTTGTGGGCAATGGCCTGTCTCCTCAAACTCTACTAAAAAGACTGGACTTCCTAGTTCTGCTCCTAATTTTAGAGCACAAAGTAGATCAAGTTCAGTTGGTGTTCAGAATAAAAAACCCAATTCAGCTGTTCCAACTCCAAGGAAGGTTGTATGA